One part of the Fibrobacter sp. UWR4 genome encodes these proteins:
- a CDS encoding FISUMP domain-containing protein yields the protein MKKFCLLGAMSMLAILSACSDDSSSKNSPVGPDGNPSGIDALSSADNGLAESSSSISTAPDTVRFDASGLTGEFTDSRDGHVYKIVKIGNQVWMAENLTYGHDDVELADCGQWSAYPLTCEQYNSQIRFDYSWAEIADSVNTGCGETDRGITVNGIHLSSCPLAMPSQSVCPNGWHVPSVKELQTLVDYVGGSKVAGDALKSASGWSGVANGTDKYGFNVKPSYRPIGKEETCLYSTEQNADGSFKVLCVTGQNGYAEFVDTRRQWNEKVVRCIQGEGRHGLDYKVNVAENTYAGIFGSMTDPRDGQIYKTVEIGEQTWMAENLKYNNKEFYEYEEVMDAEVTHCYLDSLIWGWDYGMWSPCPVKQPVQGICPEGWHLPTYDEWSQLSAYVSGVDYSDDFVSSDIAGYMLKSTSGWPNDKNGIDAFGFGANPSNDKYDELYFWAGTTGFTDYFGNDFFVIQGKEARVEALSIEVPWNVAVRCIKGTGSHEPMSWPSYEDDEPESSSSSVAAYSGSYGELKDDRDGNVYRTVKIGKQTWMADNLKFETADGKSLCNCADMTSCDSRGRLYPWKSAQTACPSGWHLPSLEEMEELVSVAEKVKYDLGGNIEVSSFLKDTSGWAHVPGNNYLGFSALPAGFGYLDVDGNASEDYCGAIFNSSLSEDPESLVDYWTSSENADEKTHAALFLDEDKSEKYDLIAWTDFTGFEGDEAEFNRLMAFAIRCLKD from the coding sequence ATGAAGAAATTCTGTTTACTCGGTGCAATGTCCATGCTGGCAATTCTATCCGCATGCTCTGACGATTCTTCTTCAAAGAACAGCCCTGTGGGGCCTGATGGTAATCCTTCTGGTATAGATGCGTTGTCCAGCGCTGATAACGGATTGGCTGAAAGTTCATCTTCGATCTCCACTGCCCCTGATACCGTGCGCTTTGATGCCTCTGGACTGACTGGCGAATTTACAGACTCCCGCGATGGTCATGTCTATAAGATTGTGAAAATTGGTAATCAAGTCTGGATGGCTGAAAATTTGACTTATGGTCATGATGATGTAGAATTAGCTGATTGTGGACAGTGGAGCGCGTATCCTTTAACCTGTGAACAGTATAATTCACAGATTCGTTTTGATTATTCCTGGGCCGAAATTGCAGATTCAGTGAATACCGGTTGTGGCGAAACCGATCGCGGCATTACTGTTAACGGAATACATTTGTCTAGTTGCCCGTTGGCAATGCCTTCACAAAGCGTTTGTCCTAATGGTTGGCATGTTCCTTCTGTCAAAGAATTGCAGACCCTTGTGGATTATGTTGGTGGCTCTAAAGTCGCTGGTGATGCGTTAAAATCTGCATCTGGTTGGAGTGGTGTGGCCAATGGTACAGATAAATATGGCTTCAATGTTAAGCCCTCCTATAGACCTATTGGGAAAGAAGAAACTTGCCTCTATTCTACGGAACAAAATGCTGATGGATCCTTCAAGGTTTTGTGCGTGACCGGTCAAAACGGTTATGCGGAATTTGTGGATACCAGAAGACAATGGAATGAGAAGGTGGTTCGTTGTATCCAGGGTGAGGGAAGGCATGGCCTTGATTACAAAGTGAATGTTGCCGAGAATACTTATGCGGGAATCTTTGGATCCATGACAGATCCTCGCGATGGTCAGATTTACAAGACTGTTGAAATTGGCGAACAGACTTGGATGGCTGAAAATCTCAAATACAACAATAAAGAATTTTATGAATACGAAGAAGTGATGGATGCGGAAGTCACCCACTGCTATTTGGATAGCCTTATTTGGGGGTGGGATTATGGCATGTGGAGTCCCTGTCCTGTAAAACAGCCTGTTCAGGGAATATGCCCCGAGGGGTGGCATCTGCCTACTTACGATGAATGGAGCCAATTATCAGCCTATGTTAGTGGTGTTGACTATTCTGATGATTTCGTCTCTAGTGATATTGCGGGTTACATGCTCAAGTCAACTTCTGGTTGGCCTAATGATAAAAATGGTATTGATGCATTTGGCTTTGGTGCTAATCCATCCAATGATAAATATGACGAACTCTATTTTTGGGCTGGAACCACTGGATTCACAGATTACTTCGGCAATGATTTTTTCGTAATTCAAGGAAAAGAAGCTCGAGTAGAAGCCTTATCAATAGAGGTCCCATGGAATGTCGCTGTTCGTTGTATCAAGGGAACAGGGAGCCATGAGCCTATGTCTTGGCCCTCTTATGAGGACGATGAACCTGAATCCAGTTCCAGCTCTGTCGCAGCCTATTCTGGTTCCTATGGTGAATTGAAAGATGATCGTGATGGAAATGTCTACAGGACCGTTAAAATCGGGAAGCAGACTTGGATGGCTGACAATTTAAAATTTGAAACAGCCGACGGAAAGAGTCTCTGCAATTGTGCTGATATGACATCCTGCGATAGCCGTGGTCGCCTTTATCCTTGGAAGTCTGCCCAAACCGCTTGCCCCTCCGGATGGCATTTACCTTCCTTGGAAGAAATGGAAGAACTTGTATCAGTGGCAGAAAAGGTTAAATACGATTTAGGTGGAAATATCGAAGTATCCAGTTTCCTGAAAGACACATCGGGTTGGGCGCATGTTCCAGGAAACAATTATCTTGGCTTTAGTGCGCTGCCGGCTGGATTTGGCTATTTAGATGTTGACGGAAATGCCTCTGAAGATTATTGCGGGGCAATCTTTAACTCTTCATTAAGTGAAGATCCAGAAAGTTTGGTTGATTATTGGACTTCTTCAGAGAATGCTGATGAAAAAACGCACGCTGCTCTCTTCCTTGATGAGGATAAATCTGAAAAATATGATCTTATCGCCTGGACTGATTTTACCGGTTTTGAAGGTGATGAGGCTGAATTTAACAGGCTTATGGCATTTGCAATCCGTTGCCTGAAGGACTAA
- the glyA gene encoding serine hydroxymethyltransferase codes for MLKSTLQQTDPAIFDIIQEEAERQEYGIELIASENYTSKAVMEAMGSVLTNKYSEGYVGKRYYGGNEVIDKMEALAIERCKQLFGCEHANIQPLSGSPANAAVYMGVLKPGDKVLGLKLDHGGHLSHGHPVNFSGMLYNFVQYEVDKETGRIDMDKVREIALKEKPRLILAGFSAYSRNLDWKKFKEIADEVGALTMADISHVAGLIAGKAIESPVPYFDIVTTTTHKTLRGPRSAIIMCKDKMIKKIVKGEEKEVSLPKAIDAGLFPGMQGGPHDHINAGKAVAFLEALQPEFQAYAQNIIKNAKAMADELMKLGYKIISDGTDNHLMVVDMTSKGIGGKDAEVAMEKVGISCSRSTIPFDTRKPMDPSGVRLGTAAITTRGFDENDSRLVAQIIDRCIQNKDNEEGLKAIRQEIIDLCKKHPLYA; via the coding sequence ATGCTTAAATCTACTCTGCAACAGACCGATCCGGCCATCTTTGACATCATTCAGGAAGAAGCCGAACGTCAGGAATATGGCATCGAATTGATCGCCTCCGAAAACTACACCTCCAAGGCTGTTATGGAAGCCATGGGCTCTGTGCTCACCAACAAGTACAGTGAAGGTTACGTTGGCAAGCGTTACTATGGTGGTAACGAAGTGATCGATAAGATGGAAGCTCTGGCCATCGAACGTTGCAAGCAGCTCTTTGGTTGCGAACACGCTAACATCCAGCCCCTTTCCGGTTCTCCGGCAAACGCTGCTGTCTACATGGGCGTCCTCAAGCCGGGTGACAAGGTTCTCGGCCTCAAGCTGGACCACGGTGGACACCTTTCTCACGGCCATCCGGTGAACTTCTCCGGTATGCTCTACAACTTCGTACAGTACGAAGTGGATAAGGAAACCGGCCGTATCGACATGGACAAGGTCCGTGAAATCGCTCTTAAGGAAAAGCCCCGCTTGATCCTCGCTGGCTTCTCCGCTTACAGCCGCAACCTGGACTGGAAGAAGTTCAAGGAAATCGCCGACGAAGTTGGCGCTCTCACCATGGCTGACATTTCTCACGTTGCTGGCCTCATCGCTGGTAAGGCTATCGAATCTCCGGTTCCTTACTTCGATATCGTCACCACCACCACCCATAAGACTCTCCGCGGTCCCCGTTCTGCAATCATCATGTGCAAGGACAAGATGATCAAGAAGATCGTCAAGGGGGAAGAAAAGGAAGTCTCCCTGCCCAAGGCAATCGACGCAGGTCTGTTCCCGGGTATGCAGGGTGGTCCCCATGACCACATCAACGCCGGTAAGGCAGTTGCATTCCTCGAAGCTCTCCAGCCAGAATTCCAGGCTTATGCCCAGAACATCATCAAGAACGCTAAGGCTATGGCCGACGAACTGATGAAGCTTGGCTACAAGATCATTTCCGACGGTACCGACAACCACCTCATGGTTGTGGACATGACTTCCAAGGGTATCGGTGGTAAGGATGCTGAAGTTGCCATGGAAAAGGTTGGCATCTCCTGCAGCCGTTCCACCATTCCGTTCGACACCCGCAAGCCCATGGATCCGTCCGGCGTACGTCTTGGCACCGCAGCCATCACTACCCGCGGCTTCGATGAAAACGATTCCCGCCTGGTAGCTCAGATTATCGACCGTTGCATCCAGAACAAGGACAACGAAGAAGGCCTGAAGGCTATCCGTCAGGAAATCATCGACCTCTGCAAGAAGCACCCGCTTTACGCTTAA
- a CDS encoding proline--tRNA ligase yields MKLSKYFYVTLRETPSDATMPSHIFLMRGGYIKPLSTGIYSMMPIGYRVIQKITNIVREEMNKIGGIEVDLPVVQTADLWSESGRYQAIGEELLRFNDRNNHKMVLAMTHEEAMTDMARYVLNSYKQLPFMLYQFKTKYRDEARARGGLIRVREFLMKDAYSFHSSQEDLDKHYQEEYDAYLRIYRRVGIEPVVVQSDTGIMGGKVAHEFMLDTPNGEDYLILCKKCGYQANREIAKFTRETYKGDANAMPEKVETPHCPSIEELSAFLKIDPKSTAKCVFFDFEGKLITVMVPGNLDVSEIKLHNLLKAKELYPADDALIKSCGMVPGFASPIGAHDTRIIVDEALADACDLVMGANEENYHLMHCTPKRDFPAFEVADIAEAQGGCKCPNCGEELSETRGIELGNIFKLGTKFSESMGAKYLTAEKTSAPAIMGCYGIGIGRLMASVVENSHDDFGPIWPKSIAPFQVEIVPIGKEPELVELAEKFEAELEANGIDVLVDDRDERPGVKFKDADLWGSPVRIAIGKKGLANGEVEWKFRNEKEFSMVKVEEVVAKAKAYFAE; encoded by the coding sequence ATGAAACTCTCTAAGTACTTCTACGTCACGCTCCGCGAAACGCCCAGCGACGCTACCATGCCCAGCCACATCTTCCTGATGCGTGGCGGCTACATTAAGCCTCTCTCTACCGGTATCTACTCCATGATGCCTATCGGCTACCGCGTGATCCAGAAGATCACTAACATCGTCCGTGAAGAAATGAACAAGATCGGCGGTATCGAAGTGGACCTTCCGGTGGTTCAGACTGCTGACCTTTGGAGCGAATCTGGCCGTTACCAGGCTATCGGCGAAGAACTCCTCCGCTTTAACGACCGCAACAACCACAAGATGGTTCTGGCCATGACTCACGAAGAAGCCATGACCGATATGGCCCGCTACGTCCTGAACAGCTACAAGCAGCTGCCCTTCATGCTGTACCAGTTCAAGACCAAGTACCGTGACGAAGCCCGTGCTCGCGGCGGTCTGATCCGCGTTCGCGAATTTTTGATGAAGGACGCTTACAGCTTCCATTCTTCTCAGGAAGACCTGGACAAGCATTACCAGGAAGAATATGATGCATACCTCCGTATTTACCGTCGCGTGGGTATTGAACCGGTGGTGGTGCAGAGCGATACCGGCATCATGGGCGGTAAGGTCGCCCACGAATTCATGCTGGATACTCCCAACGGCGAAGACTACCTGATCCTCTGTAAGAAGTGCGGCTACCAGGCCAACCGTGAAATTGCAAAGTTTACCCGGGAAACCTACAAGGGCGATGCAAATGCAATGCCCGAAAAGGTTGAAACTCCTCACTGCCCGTCTATCGAGGAACTGAGCGCATTCTTGAAGATCGACCCAAAGTCCACCGCCAAGTGCGTATTCTTCGATTTCGAAGGCAAGCTCATTACCGTCATGGTTCCGGGCAACCTGGACGTTTCCGAAATCAAGCTCCACAACCTGCTGAAGGCCAAGGAACTTTACCCGGCAGACGATGCTCTCATCAAGTCCTGCGGTATGGTGCCGGGCTTTGCTAGCCCCATCGGCGCCCACGACACCCGCATCATCGTGGATGAGGCTCTGGCTGACGCTTGCGATCTCGTGATGGGTGCAAACGAAGAAAACTACCATCTGATGCACTGTACCCCGAAGCGCGACTTCCCGGCATTCGAAGTGGCCGACATCGCCGAAGCTCAGGGCGGCTGCAAGTGCCCCAACTGCGGTGAAGAACTTTCCGAAACCCGCGGTATCGAACTGGGTAACATCTTCAAGCTGGGCACCAAGTTCTCTGAATCCATGGGTGCCAAGTACCTCACTGCCGAAAAGACTTCCGCTCCTGCCATCATGGGTTGCTATGGTATCGGTATTGGCCGCTTGATGGCTTCCGTTGTTGAAAACAGCCACGACGACTTCGGCCCCATCTGGCCCAAGTCCATCGCTCCCTTCCAGGTGGAAATTGTTCCCATCGGCAAGGAACCGGAACTGGTCGAACTGGCTGAAAAGTTCGAAGCAGAACTGGAAGCTAATGGCATCGACGTTCTTGTGGATGACCGTGACGAACGTCCGGGCGTTAAGTTCAAGGATGCTGACCTGTGGGGTTCCCCGGTCCGTATCGCTATCGGCAAGAAGGGTCTTGCCAACGGCGAAGTGGAATGGAAGTTCCGTAACGAAAAGGAATTCTCCATGGTCAAGGTGGAAGAAGTCGTTGCCAAGGCAAAGGCTTACTTCGCTGAATAA
- a CDS encoding DUF2914 domain-containing protein, translating to MQFVDNLRAKPFVQKIEKFFPAIAFLGGFSWDSITLGQSIDGLDILFLAAYYLGALIITILLSAHNAATMDEDVPTKHGLLNREWSESWKQKFSWAIQFCFGSMFSALVVCYFKSSGSFTTFILVVLLAVLLVCNEFLQKRYESFAISLAQFCLLGTMFLNFAIPHLVNRIGFIWFFISTLLSFGVCTLVWKISKYRFYVLIAPAVICILLIISYMANLVPPVPLVMKEQAACKNLDVKTYICEQDAPSFWQKVGLVAPSVHKGDDSMIYFVSSVYAPTDLKAEIEYRWYYADPRTGKFKLVDKISSERMVLQGGRDEGYRSYSRKKNAPPGKYRVETAYRNGAVIGSMTFDIFAGESETGIVQDTIQ from the coding sequence ATGCAATTCGTAGATAACCTCCGCGCAAAACCTTTTGTTCAGAAAATCGAGAAATTTTTCCCGGCAATAGCCTTTTTGGGAGGTTTTAGCTGGGACTCTATTACCCTTGGTCAAAGTATTGATGGATTGGACATCCTTTTCCTGGCCGCCTATTACCTGGGTGCCTTGATTATCACCATCCTCCTTTCCGCTCATAATGCGGCAACGATGGACGAAGACGTCCCAACGAAGCATGGCTTACTAAACCGCGAATGGAGCGAGTCCTGGAAACAAAAATTCTCCTGGGCAATTCAATTCTGCTTCGGCAGCATGTTCAGCGCCCTGGTAGTCTGCTATTTCAAGAGCAGTGGATCTTTTACCACATTCATCCTAGTGGTCCTTCTGGCGGTTCTTCTGGTCTGTAACGAATTTTTGCAGAAGCGCTACGAAAGTTTCGCCATTAGCTTGGCTCAGTTCTGCCTGTTGGGAACCATGTTCCTGAACTTCGCCATTCCCCACCTAGTCAACCGAATTGGATTTATCTGGTTCTTTATTAGCACGCTGCTTTCTTTTGGCGTTTGCACCTTGGTATGGAAAATCTCAAAGTACCGTTTCTACGTACTGATTGCCCCGGCAGTAATCTGCATTTTATTGATCATTTCCTACATGGCAAACCTGGTTCCCCCTGTTCCTCTTGTGATGAAGGAACAGGCCGCCTGTAAGAACCTTGATGTCAAGACATACATCTGCGAACAGGACGCCCCCTCATTCTGGCAAAAAGTCGGACTTGTAGCCCCCAGTGTCCATAAGGGCGATGATTCCATGATTTACTTTGTGTCTTCCGTCTACGCCCCCACGGATCTAAAGGCAGAAATTGAATATCGCTGGTACTATGCAGACCCTCGTACAGGAAAGTTCAAACTTGTAGATAAAATAAGTTCAGAACGTATGGTCCTCCAGGGCGGTCGCGATGAAGGATACCGTAGTTATTCCCGCAAGAAGAACGCCCCTCCGGGAAAATATCGCGTAGAAACAGCCTACCGTAATGGAGCCGTGATTGGATCCATGACATTCGATATCTTTGCCGGGGAATCCGAAACAGGTATCGTTCAGGACACAATCCAGTAA
- a CDS encoding carbon-nitrogen hydrolase has protein sequence MKKIKTATLQGKWTGDTKSNNEWYKAEALKLKGQGIDILVLPEMFHTPYFPFEENADFFDMAIEKDDVIVKEWQDIARELGAVVVFPFFEKRARGIYHNSAFVFERDGSIAGLYRKSHIPDDPAFYEKYYFIPGDTGFEPIKTSAGKIGVLICWDQWFPEAARIMSLKGADLLIYPTAIGWMKSEPAELYPRQQDSWTTVMRGHAIANRTFVLSANRIGTEGELTFWGTSFVAAPDGYLIKKCDTDFLGASIVEIDLGETEFNRRWWPHFRDRRVDLYGDILKIWCED, from the coding sequence ATGAAGAAAATTAAGACCGCTACTCTCCAAGGCAAATGGACTGGTGATACCAAGTCCAACAATGAATGGTACAAGGCCGAAGCTTTGAAGCTGAAGGGCCAGGGAATCGATATTCTCGTTCTCCCGGAAATGTTCCACACGCCCTACTTCCCGTTTGAAGAAAACGCAGACTTCTTTGACATGGCCATCGAAAAGGACGACGTCATCGTGAAGGAATGGCAAGACATCGCTCGCGAATTAGGCGCCGTAGTGGTTTTCCCCTTCTTTGAAAAGCGCGCCCGCGGAATCTACCACAATTCCGCCTTTGTCTTTGAACGTGACGGAAGCATCGCAGGTCTCTATCGCAAGAGCCACATTCCCGACGACCCCGCCTTCTATGAGAAGTATTACTTCATCCCCGGCGACACCGGTTTTGAACCCATCAAGACTTCCGCAGGAAAGATCGGCGTTCTGATTTGCTGGGACCAGTGGTTCCCGGAAGCGGCCCGCATTATGAGCCTGAAGGGAGCAGACCTTCTGATCTACCCCACCGCAATCGGCTGGATGAAATCTGAACCTGCAGAACTTTACCCCCGTCAACAGGATAGCTGGACCACCGTCATGCGGGGCCACGCCATCGCAAACCGCACCTTCGTTCTCTCCGCCAACCGCATCGGTACCGAAGGGGAGCTGACCTTCTGGGGCACAAGCTTTGTGGCTGCTCCGGATGGCTACCTCATCAAGAAATGCGACACCGATTTTTTGGGTGCATCCATTGTGGAAATCGACCTGGGTGAAACCGAATTCAATCGTCGCTGGTGGCCCCATTTCCGCGACCGCCGCGTTGACCTGTACGGCGACATCTTGAAAATCTGGTGCGAGGATTAA
- a CDS encoding agmatine deiminase family protein, translated as MATSIRYPAEWEEQEATWLAFPHNKKNWYGERGENIRKFYINLIRTISEFQPVNVLVPSKNFLTFEEKFAIADRPFPVSVIFIKTNDIWIRDYGPFFMKKGDKTVISQTQFNAWGAKFPPWNHDDKIPETIAEAFGYKMDKSVPYIFEGGAIEVNGNGLGITTLDCLIGKNRNADKDLSKVIKSICNAFGLKSLLVLPHGLHGDHTDGHIDNVARFVAKDRVVMCWEDSKKSPNTPILAEAKFLIEEFMKAHYGKKAKVDTLPLPPQRVLDDGQILPASYMNYIHANGALIFPKYKSPKDAIAQKYFESVFPKLKVIGIDCRTVIEEGGSLHCMSKHESK; from the coding sequence ATGGCAACATCTATTCGTTATCCCGCAGAATGGGAAGAACAGGAAGCCACTTGGCTGGCTTTTCCCCACAATAAGAAGAACTGGTACGGCGAACGTGGTGAAAACATTCGCAAGTTCTACATCAACCTCATCCGCACCATCAGCGAATTCCAGCCGGTGAACGTCCTGGTTCCTAGCAAGAACTTTCTGACCTTCGAAGAAAAGTTCGCCATTGCAGACCGTCCCTTCCCGGTGAGCGTCATCTTCATTAAGACCAACGACATCTGGATCCGTGACTACGGTCCTTTCTTCATGAAGAAGGGCGACAAGACTGTCATTTCCCAGACCCAGTTCAACGCCTGGGGCGCCAAGTTCCCTCCCTGGAATCACGACGACAAGATTCCCGAAACCATCGCGGAAGCCTTCGGCTACAAAATGGACAAGAGCGTTCCCTACATCTTTGAGGGCGGCGCCATCGAAGTCAACGGCAATGGTCTGGGCATTACCACTCTGGACTGCCTCATCGGCAAGAACCGTAACGCAGACAAGGATCTTTCCAAGGTCATCAAGTCTATCTGCAACGCATTCGGCCTCAAATCCTTGCTGGTCCTCCCCCACGGTCTCCACGGAGACCACACCGACGGCCATATCGATAACGTCGCCCGTTTCGTTGCCAAGGATCGTGTGGTCATGTGCTGGGAAGATTCCAAGAAGAGTCCCAACACCCCCATCCTCGCCGAAGCAAAGTTCCTCATCGAAGAATTCATGAAGGCTCACTACGGCAAGAAGGCCAAGGTGGACACCTTGCCTCTCCCGCCCCAGCGTGTTCTTGACGACGGCCAGATTCTCCCGGCCAGCTACATGAACTACATCCACGCCAACGGCGCTCTTATCTTCCCCAAGTACAAGAGCCCGAAGGATGCAATCGCCCAGAAGTACTTCGAAAGCGTGTTCCCCAAGCTGAAGGTCATCGGCATTGACTGCCGTACCGTCATCGAGGAAGGCGGCAGCTTGCACTGCATGAGCAAGCACGAAAGCAAATAA
- a CDS encoding diguanylate cyclase domain-containing protein: MDFSLTSIYVANGLGAVLTAVILAGNLWRVQSRNSENVAILVLLVLTLLNCLVDPCVFTSDGLLGDLPEYVNRLGNAWLYTSNMFCAFLWLFFLTKHSCGGISRTHLNVLIALLVLGSAGIVINAFSPFIYTFDSNNVYQRLWGYWVYTVIDYGMTLDSIVLYFLCRKKSGVLKYFPIWMYLIPLMIGTAVQTMFFGLSLISASLAVSMAGVFSSLQNELIFRDRLTGLYNRVYLDFHLKAFLNLRKMAVTGMMLDMNSFKKINDNFGHSVGDDALVNMAKILQISVGNSGVAIRYAGDEFIILLNTREQSVVDSCINSLNRNLEKFNSSSKAPYKLSVSYGQGLLDLQGHTIDEFIKTLDDNMYESKKAYYATNRPADRRGFRR, translated from the coding sequence ATGGATTTTTCGCTCACAAGTATTTATGTCGCAAACGGCCTTGGTGCTGTTTTGACTGCCGTCATCCTGGCGGGTAACTTGTGGCGCGTCCAGTCCCGTAATTCCGAGAATGTGGCAATTCTTGTGTTGCTGGTTCTTACTCTGCTGAACTGTCTGGTGGATCCCTGTGTTTTCACCAGCGACGGTCTCCTGGGGGATCTTCCTGAATACGTCAATAGACTGGGAAATGCCTGGCTTTATACTTCCAACATGTTCTGCGCGTTCCTCTGGTTATTCTTCCTGACAAAACATTCTTGCGGAGGAATTTCAAGAACGCATTTGAATGTGTTAATCGCACTCCTGGTGCTTGGTTCCGCCGGAATTGTGATCAATGCTTTCAGCCCGTTTATCTACACTTTCGATTCCAATAATGTCTATCAGAGACTTTGGGGATATTGGGTCTATACGGTCATTGATTATGGGATGACGCTGGACAGTATCGTCCTGTACTTCCTGTGCCGAAAAAAGAGTGGGGTGTTGAAGTATTTCCCCATCTGGATGTATTTGATTCCTCTGATGATTGGTACTGCCGTACAGACAATGTTCTTTGGGTTGTCCCTGATTTCTGCAAGCCTTGCAGTTTCCATGGCAGGTGTTTTCTCCAGCTTGCAGAATGAGTTGATTTTCAGGGATCGCCTGACAGGCCTTTACAACCGCGTCTATCTGGATTTCCATCTGAAGGCTTTCCTGAATCTTCGTAAGATGGCTGTGACAGGGATGATGCTGGATATGAATTCCTTCAAGAAAATCAATGATAATTTTGGACATTCCGTAGGCGATGACGCTCTGGTGAACATGGCAAAAATCCTGCAGATTTCTGTAGGCAATTCAGGTGTTGCTATTCGTTATGCCGGTGACGAATTTATCATCCTGCTGAATACTCGTGAACAGTCCGTGGTGGATTCTTGCATTAACTCCTTGAATCGTAATCTTGAAAAGTTCAATTCGTCTTCCAAGGCGCCCTATAAACTTTCCGTTTCTTACGGTCAGGGCTTGCTGGATTTGCAGGGACACACCATCGATGAATTTATTAAGACTCTAGACGATAATATGTACGAAAGCAAGAAGGCCTATTATGCCACCAATAGACCTGCTGATCGTCGTGGATTCCGCCGCTAA